Within the Tursiops truncatus isolate mTurTru1 chromosome 19, mTurTru1.mat.Y, whole genome shotgun sequence genome, the region TTGTGTGAAGCACTTAGACCCCTGCCTGGCCCAGAATAAGTTCTCGGGAAATAGAATGTCAGCATCATGCGTGTACTCTACGACAACCCCTTGCAAACAGGCATTCTGATTTCCCATTTCTCAGGAGTAAACTAAGGCTTAAGGCTGAGGAAGTTAGTTCCGGGTCCCACAGAAAGGCAATGGCAAACCTGTTGTGTCTGGTGTCAGAAACCAAGATCTTAATATGCTGCTGAGCGCTGGAAAATGTCAGTGATGTCACCTTGTAGGGTGATAGGAGGATGGGATGAGGGGCAAggtagggggtgggcagggagaagaGGCAATAGCTGAGAGCCGTCCAGGGAGGAGCCAGTTCAAGGGACAGCAGGCAGTGGAAGCAGTAACTCTGGGCTCTGGAGTCCCACAGAgctggctttgtgaccttgggcaagtcatgtaCCATCTCTGAGCACCTGTTTCCTTCTCTGGGACAGGGGAGAATGATCCAAAGTAGGACTCCActgagcatttattgagcatttgctgtGCGCTGGCTACTGTGCTAAGACTTTCCATGGGCAACATCTCCCCAATTCTTGCCAAGAGACTGAATTATTATATGAGCGTCATTCCATTCTTGAGATGAGCAAGTGAGGTCAGaaaggttaagcaatttgcccaaagttacacagcagTGGGCACAGTCAGATCCAAGTCTGGGCAGTTGGCTTTCTGAGTTCTGCTCTTTTGAACTATGAACCACTGCCTAGGGATAAGGGGTGCTGCTAGCTCtgagacaggattttttttttttttaaactgtggattGAGATTCATGAATGAGCAGAGgtcagcattaaaaaagaaaaatagggagttctctggtagtccagtggttaagactccgtgcttccactgcgggggggtggggtggggggggcgggggggagtgtgggttcgatccctggccggggaactaagatcctgcatggtgCAGGGTAAATGCATCATGCAggcatttatttagttagttattaaataaataagaaaatagaattgaAACTGAGTGCCTAGCATGAGATAAGAGTAGGTCTCAATTCACAAAATGTTTGTTTCCcttatgtggggggggggggggtgggggtgtgggtggggcagGAATGGTGACTGTGTGCCAGattgcaataaaatatatttattcatctaGGTTGAGGTCAGGGAAGTTTGAGAAACACGACAGAGGTGGTAAATCAAGACTGGTTTTTCCAGAAGTAACTGtaaagtgtgcgtgtgtgtgtgtgtgtgtttgggtagGGGAGAAGGGAGCTCTCAGAACATATCcatctacaattatttcaaatcCTTTTGGCTTTAATTTTTCTCCACGTTATCACTGATCTTTCCCATGGTGCTGGTCCCTGAAAGGACAAGGCTGGCTGCTTTGCCTGCTTCATAGGATTTGATCTAAATTTTGTTCCACAGTTTTGTTTGGGAACACATGCCCCTCCCCAACACTATCAGTTGGCTGGCActgttaaaaatatagttttctttGACTGAGTATTTCTATGCGTCCTGCAAGGAAGGTAGTgtcattttatccattttccagATAGAAAACAGACAGAGAGCAATCACATAATTTATCCCAATTCATCCAGTTGGCAAAGGGTGGGGCTTCAATTCAAAtggaaaggtttttttaaaaattgttattattataataacagTGACTGTTAAAACAAAAGTACAAGGTCATCAAAGTCCCTCCCAGAAGTTCCATAGAAACGGCCAAGTTCCAGGATATGGGCAAAGGTTGGCGGGCATATCTATTTACCATCGAGTCTGATGCAGTCATGTAGCTATAGGGTACCTAGTTAACAGTTCATGAGCTGCCCGTTTGGAATTTATGCCATTCTTGCCATGTTTTAACACAGGAAAATTTGCATGATTATTATTGTTACTCTTGTTTTCCAAGAAGTAAGACTTATATGTTTTTTTCAAAACCAGattattcaaattataaaatgctgTGCAAATATATAGATTTCCCAGGCCCACCCTAAATCTCCCAAATTACAATCCTCAGGCCAGCCTACATGATGACTTTTGTATGTTCTAGGCAAAGCTTTCATggagataattatatatatatatataataattatattttacgACTGCGTTGGTATAAAGGCAAACATAATCCAGacgttttaaaataaaacacggCAGCCCCGTCTGGGAAGGGGCTTCTGTACACCATGTGTTGAGGGGGAGGGTCTCATCTGTGCTCCCCGGGGTTTTGTGGGCTCTGCAGGCCCCAAAGGTGGCGGGGCTGGAGAGGAAGACCTGGGCCCGTGTCCCTGCCCTGCGGGAGCTGGGGACCAGTGGCCTCAGTAAAGGACAAGAggttcaaaaaaataataacaaaacgTTTAAACATGTGTGCGGGCCTCTAGAAATGTGGCGGGCCCTGGGCACTGTGTCTGTTGCACCCAAAGGACAGAGTCCGCCCTGTCTTCATGGTGGATGGCCCTGTGTTTAAGCTGGAGTTTCTGTCAAGTTTGGGAAGCAGTCCAAAAGGCTTGGTGAAGCATGTTGCTTGTTCTCTGACCTATAAAAGCTCAAACGTTAGTTCTTAGTGGAATTAACATATGGGCAGACCTAAATTTGAGTCTGAGATTTGAATCAAGCAGCTGTAACCTCGGACctctgggagcctcagtttccccacttgtaaaatgggagtgatccCACCACCATCATCCTGTACTTATGGAGAGCATCCTCTGAACGGCGTGCTACGCCCAGGGCTGGGAACACGGAAGGCCTCGGTAGCGTCCTCCCGGGGTAGGCCGTGCTAACCCGTCCCTATCCCGCAGATGCCGGTCCTGAAGCAGCTGGGCCCCGCGCAGCCCAAGAAACGGCCGGAGCGCGGCGCTCTGTCCATCTCCGCGCCGCTCGGCGACTTCCGGCACACTCTGCACGTGGGGCGCGGCGGCGACGCCTTCGGAGACACTTCGTTCCTGAGCCGCCACGGCGGCGGGCCACCCCCTGAGCCCCGGCCGCCGCCCGCGGGGGCCCCGCGCTCCGCGCCGCCGCCCGCCGTGCCGCAGCCCCCGCCGCCCGCCCTCCGCGCGCCAGCGCCCGCCGACCCGCTGCTGTCCTTCCACCTGGATTTGGGCCCCTCCATGCTGGACGCAGTGCTGGGCGTCATGGACGCGGAACGCCCGGGCGCTGCTGCCGCCAAGCCCGACGTGGACCCCGGCCCCGGGGCGCAGCACCCTAGGGCCCGTTGCCTCCCCAACGCGGACCTCGAGCTGGACGACGTCATCGGCCTGTAGGCACCCCCATTCCCTGCGCCCTTACCGTCCAGCTCCCCACTTCTTTATACATAAACCGACAAGGTCTGTGCCCCGGGTTTTGTCTGTTTACTTTGCATGTGGGAAGGGGGGACGGGGAGGGGTGATGAGGTCCTGGCGCCTTTAAGAGCTAGGTATGTCACGTGGGGTTCCGGTCCCAGCCAGGTGGGTGGAGGTCTCAGGATTAACCTGGTGTAATGGGATGCGGCCCCTTTAAGAGAGCCAGGGGCGTGGCTGGGTGGTGCCCCTCCCAGGGGCGGGGTTCCGAAGTGGCCGCTCCCACAGCCTGGTTTTTTCAGCGGTGTTGGCTGcgcgtcgccgccgccgccgcctgccGGACGCGGTCCCGGGCCCGGCCTGACTCGCTCCCTCGGGCCGGCCGACGGCTGTGACCCCGTGAGCTCCGCGTCTCCAGTGGACCCAGCCCAGGCGAGCTGTCCTTTACCCCGGGAGCGGCCGCACAGGAAAAGTGGCCGGGAAGAGGCGTGGTCCCCGTAGAAAAGGGACGCCCCAAAGTTGTGTCATCCTGAGGGCGACAGTTGCGTCCCAAATCCGGGCTACGAAGTTCGTTCTGGGCCTACAGGCGTCCGGTTGTCCCGCGGAGGGCGAGGCCCAACGAATGCCCGGAGGGGCGTGATAGCACATGCAAATCATTAGGCGTGCGGGGTGTGCGAGCCCCGCTCGTCAGGGGCCAAGAGAGCGCGGGGCCGCATCGTTAAAGCACTGGACTAGGGACGGGGCCAGCTTCTCTAAGGAGCAAGAGTGGCGGGGCCGCACTTGTAAATCATTAGGTAGCGGAGCCAAGCTCACTAAGGGGCCAGAAGAGGCGAGGCCGCACCTGTAAGGTATTTGGGTTGTGGGGGCGGGGCCGCATATGTAAATTATTGGGTTGGGGCCGGGGCCACAGATAAAAACCGCTTGGCTGCAAGGGTCAGGCGCCTCCAGGGCACCGCGGAGGGCCGTCTCACGCGCGAGGTGCTTTCCAGGTCGGGGCGGGGCCTGAGCCTCGCCCGTGACGTCACAGCGGTGCCTGGCGCCCGTGCCGGCAGGACTGACCCAGGTGCGGGAACGGCCTGAACGGGGCGAGCGCGCCAGCCGCACCCCACTCCCATGGCGGCGGCCGAAGGGCCGGAGCCGCCCGTGGGGGCCCCCAGCGCGGAACCCGCGCCGCCGCCGGCCTGCCGCTTCTTCCTGGAGGGCCGCTGCCGCTTCGGTGCCCGCTGCCGCCAGCCCCACCCCGGGGCGCCGGCGCCGCCGCAGCCTAGAGGCGAGCCCGAAGCAGAGGCCAAAGCCAAGAAGACGCCGCTGCGCACGGCTGCGGCTGTCATCCAGCGCATCCGCTGGGACCCGCGTCTCGACCCGGCCGACTTTTCCGTGGGCTACGTCGACCGCTTCCTGGGTGTGCGCGAGaagcccttcctttccttctgctgggACGAGCCTCTGGCGGCGCTCGGGCCGGGCGTTCTGGCCGTGCCGCAGCACCGGGTGCGCTACTTCCGCTTCCGCGGCCGTCTGGTGTGGGACCGCGCCTCGCGTACGGACCTCGTCTTCGGCTCGGGCTTGGCTGCGGGCCGCGGGTCCACCATCCTGGACGCGCTCGACGGCGGGGATGCGCACGGTGTCGGAGAGGAGGGCGACGGCGAGGACGCGCACCAGACCGGGCATGCGAGCGACGGCGAGCACGTGCATGGAGCCGGAGGTGAGAGCAACGGCGTGGACGCGCACGGGACCGGGGGCGCGCACGACGGCGGAGACAGGGGCGGGGACGTGCATGGGACCGGGACCGGGGACGAGAGTGACGGCGAGGACACGTACGGGGCCGGAGGTGCGCTCAGCGGTGGGCACACGGCCGGGGCCGGAGGCGCACAGGACGGTGTAGCTGCGACCCGTCTTGGCACCAGTGCGGGAGGGCGCGTACAGCCAGCT harbors:
- the CDC42EP5 gene encoding cdc42 effector protein 5 isoform X1: MTLPLPGEIPPGGRRKKARAWDWEAEAGSEPRRRGSQLEPEPESLPAWFSGDHEMPVLKQLGPAQPKKRPERGALSISAPLGDFRHTLHVGRGGDAFGDTSFLSRHGGGPPPEPRPPPAGAPRSAPPPAVPQPPPPALRAPAPADPLLSFHLDLGPSMLDAVLGVMDAERPGAAAAKPDVDPGPGAQHPRARCLPNADLELDDVIGL
- the CDC42EP5 gene encoding cdc42 effector protein 5 isoform X2, coding for MPVLKQLGPAQPKKRPERGALSISAPLGDFRHTLHVGRGGDAFGDTSFLSRHGGGPPPEPRPPPAGAPRSAPPPAVPQPPPPALRAPAPADPLLSFHLDLGPSMLDAVLGVMDAERPGAAAAKPDVDPGPGAQHPRARCLPNADLELDDVIGL